One stretch of Arachis hypogaea cultivar Tifrunner chromosome 20, arahy.Tifrunner.gnm2.J5K5, whole genome shotgun sequence DNA includes these proteins:
- the LOC112786904 gene encoding uncharacterized protein, with protein MEPLQLEKRTKPLWKPPKTREIPSNHVMECSSQKKTRDLPNLTECHACGFKFDVCTGKNGLRTLYSEWRVVLLCSKCFSSVESSRICTYCFSEASSDSFRCIQCRHSVHQNCFLKYRNAAPWSYSCIGSEFSVCVDCWIPKPVAISRSRRKVKGGVIKRKGRVIVEKVNSNSRVLRGGDLVRSMEDVVKDANHDMEKKDDAAAKAREEAVKKSVVARRAVEVANNALSLVPNREESGLKVDDVKFVDGSVMTSELHLNSSSKTSKRQCLLNTSCLDTPKIWDSSLDSSLKRLDSWDASGYEPSISVGSLDGGSSNDLNRRCIGTSDMKTCANDGGRTAEINAEEIEDEVLNEGEGSCSFRLISHGGEDSGLESDRKQADPALCGDERCNGKPDRYFLKYMRRRCRLKPNIESKPNNNKAYLESHDAAVGLRSNCSGELRTIYNASFRSYAPLQARICLQK; from the coding sequence ATGGAGCCCCTCCAACTGGAGAAGCGAACAAAGCCGCTCTGGAAACCCCCCAAGACACGGGAAATCCCTTCAAATCACGTTATGGAGTGTTCATCGCAGAAGAAAACTAGGGATTTGCCGAACTTGACCGAATGCCATGCGTGCGGATTCAAGTTCGACGTTTGCACCGGTAAGAATGGACTCAGAACCCTTTATAGCGAATGGCGTGTTGTTCTTCTTTGCAGCAAGTGCTTTTCTTCTGTTGAATCTTCTCGAATTTGCACATATTGTTTCTCTGAAGCTTCTTCCGATTCGTTTCGTTGCATTCAATGTCGGCATTCAGTGCACCAGAACTGTTTCTTGAAATACAGGAATGCTGCACCATGGTCTTATTCCTGTATAGGTTCTGAATTTTCTGTTTGTGTGGATTGTTGGATTCCCAAACCAGTGGCAATttctagaagtagaagaaaggttAAGGGTGGAGTGATCAAGAGAAAGGGTAGGGTTATAGTAGAGAAGGTGAATTCTAATTCAAGGGTTTTGAGAGGTGGGGATTTGGTGAGATCTATGGAGGATGTGGTTAAGGATGCAAATCATGATATGGAAAAGAAGGATGATGCAGCTGCTAAGGCCAGAGAGGAGGCGGTAAAGAAATCTGTGGTGGCTAGAAGGGCTGTTGAAGTGGCAAATAATGCTTTGAGCTTGGTACCGAACAGAGAAGAGAGTGGTCTTAAGGTTGATGATGTAAAGTTTGTTGATGGTTCAGTGATGACGTCTGAGTTGCATTTGAATAGCTCATCGAAGACTTCAAAGAGACAATGCTTATTGAATACAAGTTGCTTGGATACTCCCAAGATATGGGATTCAAGTCTTGATTCATCGTTGAAGAGATTGGATTCATGGGATGCTAGTGGTTATGAACCTTCTATTTCTGTAGGATCTTTGGATGGTGGTTCTTCAAATGACCTGAATCGTCGCTGCATTGGCACAAGTGACATGAAAACTTGTGCAAATGATGGTGGACGCACAGCTGAAATCAATGCTGAAGAGATTGAGGATGAGGTCTTGAATGAAGGTGAGGGAAGTTGTTCTTTTCGGTTGATAAGCCATGGAGGAGAAGACAGTGGGTTAGAATCTGATCGCAAGCAAGCAGATCCTGCATTGTGTGGGGATGAAAGATGTAATGGAAAGCCTGATCGCTATTTCTTGAAGTATATGAGGAGAAGGTGTAGGTTAAAACCAAATATAGAAAGTAAACCCAATAATAATAAGGCTTATCTTGAGAGTCATGACGCTGCTGTTGGGCTTCGATCCAATTGTTCTGGGGAATTGAGAACAATATACAATGCTTCATTTCGGTCTTATGCTCCTTTGCAAGCACGCATCTGCTTGCAAAAGTGA
- the LOC112786903 gene encoding putative clathrin assembly protein At1g03050 — protein sequence MAPSSFRKAIGAVKDTTSIGLAKVGSSTSLADLDVAIVKATRHNEYPAEEKYLREILSLTCYSRVFISACVNTISRRLSKTRSWTVALKSLVLIQRLLAEGDPAYEQEIFFSTRRGTRLLNMSDFRDHSRSGSWDFSAFVRTYALYLDERLDFKMQSRRGKHGKLGFDDDVYKERFIERHRERGSDSDGDRDRDRERVYRDRDIDRDRERERERDRDRGRDRDRDIDKDRDRDRDRDRDREVVVRSTPVKDMTLDKLYYKMHHLQLLLERFLACRPTGAAKDHRIVIVALYPIVRESFQLYYDITEILGVFLDRFPEMEAVDCSKVYDIFCRVGKQFDELDVFYIWSKNIGIARFSEYPEIEKITPKKLEIMEEFIKGKLVLPQNNQQEKNEVKAAKEPEPEPEEDMNAIKALPPPEASISEAPAKEEPKKEPEVEKPVQMEANLLNLGDQTITCEDQGDKLALALFDGALPAATGATQALPWHAFDEAEDWETALVQSGSNLSNQKPALGGGFDTLVLNGMYQRAEMTTSMQGPGYGVSGSASSVALGSAGRPAVLALPAPPTSGSGLSSGSVDPFAASLSMAPPSYVQMSEIEKKQKLLLEEQLMWQQFEMDRSQGQAAFLKQQHQQHNKNPYFGGYPQNYGNYQR from the exons ATGGCTCCAAGCTCATTCAGAAAAGCCATTGGGGCAGTGAAGGATACAACAAGCATAGGCCTAGCCAAAGTTGGAAGCAGCACCTCGCTTGCCGACCTTGACGTGGCAATCGTGAAGGCGACGAGGCACAACGAATACCCGGCCGAAGAGAAGTACCTTAGGGAGATCCTGAGCTTAACATGTTACTCTCGCGTATTCATCAGTGCTTGTGTGAATACCATCTCAAGACGTCTGAGCAAGACTAGAAGTTGGACGGTGGCTTTGAAAAGTCTTGTGTTGATTCAAAGGCTGCTAGCAGAGGGTGATCCTGCCTATGAGCAGGAGATATTCTTCTCAACTCGCCGTGGGACTCGCCTTCTCAACATGTCTGATTTTCGCGACCACTCAAGATCCGGTTCATGGGACTTCTCTGCATTTGTGCGCACCTACGCCCTGTATCTAGATGAAAGACTTGACTTCAAGATGCAAAGCCGCCGTGGGAAGCACGGCAAATTGGGTTTTGATGATGATGTGTATAAAGAAAGGTTCATTGAAAGGCATAGAGAAAGAGGAAGCGATAGCGAtggagacagagacagagacagagaaagAGTCTACAGGGATAGAGACATAGACAGAgacagagaaagagaaagagaaagagacagGGATAGAGgcagagacagagacagagacaTCGATAAGGACAGGGACAGGGACAGGGACAGGGACAGGGACAGAGAAGTTGTTGTAAGATCTACACCAGTTAAAGACATGACACTGGATAAACTTTACTACAAGATGCATCATTTACAATTGCTGCTTGAGAGATTTTTAGCATGTCGTCCCACAG GGGCAGCAAAGGACCACAGAATTGTGATAGTTGCTCTATATCCGATTGTGAGGGAAAGTTTCCAATTGTATTATGATATAACAGAAATATTGGGTGTCTTCCTTGATCGCTTCCCCGAAATGGAGGCAGTGGATTGTAGCAAGGTATATGACATCTTCTGTCGTGTTGGAAAGCAATTCGACGAGCTAGATGTGTTCTATATCTGGAGCAAGAATATCGGAATTGCACGTTTTTCTGAGtaccctgagattgaaaaaatCACGCCCAAGAAGCTAGAGATAATGGAAGAGTTTATAAAAGGAAAGCTCGTCTTGCCACAGAACAACCAACAAGAAAAGAATGAAGTTAAAGCCGCCAAGGAACCGGAACCAGAACCAGAAGAGGATATGAATGCAATTAAGGCACTACCACCACCAGAAGCATCCATTTCTGAGGCACCGGCAAAAGAGGAGCCAAAGAAAGAGCCAGAAGTAGAAAAACCTGTGCAAATGGAAGCTAATTTGTTGAATTTAGGAGACCAAACCATAACTTGTGAAGACCAGGGAGACAAACTGGCCTTGGCTTTGTTTGATGGAGCTTTACCAGCAGCAACAGGTGCAACCCAAGCACTTCCATGGCATGCATTCGACGAAGCAGAAGATTGGGAGACGGCATTGGTCCAATCAGGTAGCAACTTATCGAACCAGAAGCCTGCATTGGGTGGTGGCTTTGACACATTAGTGTTGAATGGCATGTACCAACGAGCAGAAATGACAACATCAATGCAAGGACCTGGTTATGGGGTGAGTGGAAGTGCTAGCAGTGTGGCACTTGGTTCAGCTGGAAGGCCTGCAGTGCTAGCATTGCCAGCGCCACCAACATCTGGCAGTGGTTTGAGTTCCGGCAGTGTAGATCCCTTTGCAGCCTCTCTATCTATGGCACCACCGTCTTATGTGCAAATGTCGGAGATAGAGAAGAAACAGAAGTTGTTGCTTGAAGAACAATTAATGTGGCAGCAATTTGAAATGGATCGTAGCCAAGGTCAAGCTGCATTCTTGAAGCAGCAGCATCAACAACATAATAAAAATCCTTATTTCGGAGGTTATCCCCAGAATTATGGCAATTATCAACGTTAA
- the LOC112785414 gene encoding peroxidase 43 — translation MAAFVPSDMVSTNHNNGGVLVVAINNKDEKGQQMMSEEKEEEEEEKKIDYSQRAQWLRAGVMGATDGLVSVASLMMGVGAVRTDAKAMLLAGFAGSVAGGCSMAIGEFVSVYTQYEVEVAQIKNKTISQDVQMVKKALPNPLQAALASASCYCLGAVPPLVGAAFIRDYRTRIMVVLAVATLSLFVFGWIGSVLGNTPMLRSCARLLLGGWMAMAITFALTKLFAFTGLQFVSAGSCKVIGRGMGVVVWELLWLLMVLTSCCEGQFILQVGFYRNTCPEAESIVHGVVRDAVASDPNMGAALLRLHFHDCFVEGCDASILIDVSSQPEKLAFAHQGLRGFEVIQRAKAQLEASCPALVSCADILALAARDAIALTNGPIYQVPTGRRDGFVSNFSLADEMPQVTDSIQILKAKFLNKGLTHKDLVLLSAAHTIGTTACFFMTKRLYNFFPGGVGTDPAINPNFLPRLKARCPQNGDVNARLAIDEGGGTEFDKHILKNIREGFAVLESDARLNDDIFTKSVMDSYFSPLNPIFGPSFEADFVESIVKMGQVGVKTGFLGEVRRVCSRFNS, via the exons ATGGCTGCATTTGTACCCTCTGATATGGTTTCAACCAACCATAACAATGGTGGAGTTTTAGTTGTTGCAATCAACAACAAAGACGAGAAGGGACAACAAATGATgagtgaagaaaaagaagaagaagaagaagaaaagaagattgacTACTCGCAAAGAGCACAGTGGCTTCGTGCGGGTGTAATGGGAGCCACGGACGGATTAGTATCAGTGGCTTCGTTAATGATGGGAGTGGGAGCGGTTCGAACCGACGCAAAAGCAATGCTTCTTGCTGGTTTTGCAGGATCAGTTGCAGGAGGTTGTAGCATGGCAATAGGTGAGTTTGTTTCTGTGTACACACAGTATGAAGTCGAAGTTGCTCAAATCAAGAACAAAACAATTTCTCAAGACGTGCAAATGGTTAAGAAAGCGTTACCTAATCCATTGCAAGCTGCATTGGCATCTGCATCGTGTTATTGTTTAGGTGCGGTGCCTCCTTTGGTGGGAGCAGCGTTTATTAGAGACTACCGTACAAGGATTATGGTGGTTTTGGCGGTGGCTACTCTCTCTTTGTTTGTGTTTGGTTGGATTGGCTCTGTCCTTGGAAACACACCAATGCTTAGGTCTTGTGCTAGGCTTCTTCTTGGTGGATGGATGGCTATGGCTATTACTTTTGCCTTAACCAAATTGTTTGCTTTTACCGGTTTGCAATTC GTGTCAGCAGGAAGTTGCAAAGTGATAGGAAGAGGTATGGGGGTGGTTGTATGGGAGTTGTTGTGGTTGCTAATGGTGTTGACAAGTTGTTGTGAGGGTCAGTTTATTCTTCAAGTGGGTTTCTACAGAAACACGTGTCCTGAAGCTGAGTCCATTGTCCATGGCGTAGTGAGAGACGCCGTTGCCTCTGACCCCAACATGGGGGCGGCCTTGCTCAGGCTTCACTTCCATGACTGCTTTGTTGAGGGATGCGACGCTTCCATTCTCATCGACGTGTCATCACAGCCGGAGAAGCTTGCATTTGCTCATCAAGGCCTCAGAGGCTTTGAGGTCATTCAGAGAGCCAAGGCTCAATTGGAAGCTTCTTGCCCTGCCCTTGTTTCTTGTGCTGACATTCTCGCTTTGGCTGCCAGAGACGCCATTGCTCTG ACCAATGGACCAATATATCAAGTTCCAACTGGACGCAGAGATGGTTTCGTTTCCAATTTTAGCCTTGCAGATGAAATGCCTCAAGTTACTGATTCTATTCAGATACTCAAGGCCAAGTTCCTCAACAAGGGTCTCACCCACAAAGACCTTGTTCTTCTCTCtg ctGCACATACAATTGGAACAACAGCATGCTTCTTCATGACAAAAAGGCTATACAACTTCTTCCCGGGTGGTGTGGGAACAGACCCAGCTATCAACCCAAACTTCCTCCCAAGGCTGAAGGCTAGGTGCCCTCAAAACGGCGATGTTAACGCTCGCCTCGCCATCGATGAAGGCGGTGGGACGGAATTTGACAAACACATTCTCAAGAACATAAGGGAAGGTTTTGCTGTCTTAGAATCTGATGCTAGGCTTAATGATGATATATTCACCAAGAGTGTTATGGATTCCTACTTTAGTCCCCTTAATCCAATTTTTGGACCTTCTTTTGAAGCTGATTTTGTTGAGTCTATTGTGAAAATGGGCCAAGTTGGTGTCAAGACTGGTTTTCTTGGAGAGGTTAGGCGAGTTTGctcaagattcaattcatga
- the LOC112786905 gene encoding large ribosomal subunit protein eL42: MVNVPKTKKTYCKSKECRKHTLHKVTQYKKGKDSIAAQGKRRYDRKQSGYGGQTKPVFHKKAKTTKKIVLRLQCQGCKHVSQHPIKRCKHFEIGGDKKGKGTSLF, from the exons ATG GTGAACGTTCCAAAGACAAAGAAGACCTACTGCAAGAGCAAGGAATGCAGGAAGCACACACTGCACAAGGTTACCCAATACAAGAAGGGTAAGGATAGCATTGCTGCTCAAGGAAAGCGTCGTTATGATCGCAAACAGTCCGGTTATGGTGGTCAGACTAAGCCCGTCTTCCACAAGAAG GCAAAAACCACCAAGAAGATTGTCCTGAGGCTGCAATGCCAGGGTTGCAAGCATGTGTCTCAACATCCAATTAAG AGGTGCAAGCACTTTGAGATTGGTGGTGACAAGAAGGGAAAGGGAACCTCTCTGTTCTAG